The DNA region CGAGGAGCACGTCGACGCTCGTCCCGGCGCCGCCCGCGGCCGTGATCCGGGCGACGGCGTCGCGCGCCCTGGACTCGCTGCGGGCCACGATGGCCAGCCTCGCTCCCCGCGCCGCCAGGGCCTCGGCGGCGGCCAGCCCGATGCCGTTGGTTGCCCCGGTGATCAGCACCCGCCTGCCGCTCACGCCGGTGGGGTCCATGGCCGATGAGGGTAGCGGGTTCGGTGAGCGCGAGTGCACCCGGCGACGGAGTCGACCCGGGTGGCGGTGATGGCGCGGAACCCGTCCTCAGCGCGCCCGCACGCGGACCGGCAGGGACTGGACCCCGCGGAGGAAACCGGTCGCCCGAGGTGGCTCGTCGACGAGCGGCTCCAGGCCGGCGAAACGCTCGCGGAGCCGCCCGAACACCACCTGTGCCTCGAGACGCGCCAGCGGAGCCCCCAGGCAGAAGTGGATTCCGGCGCCGAAGCTCAGGGGCTGGTTGTCGCTGCGTCCGACATCGAAGCGGTCCGGCTCGGGGAAGCGCTCGGGGTCGCGGTTGGCGGCGCCGAGCATCGCGACCACGGCGTCTCCGGGGGCCAGGGTGATCGAGTCCACCTCGGCCGGCTCGAGCACCTCGCGGGTGACGAACTGCACTGGCGAGTCGTGGCGCAGCATCTCCTCGACCGCCGAGGGCACCAGGTTGCCATCCGTCCACAGCCGGCGCATCTCGCCGGGATGCCGGAAGAGCGCGAGCAGCCCGTTGCCGATCAGGTTCGTGGTGGTGACGAAGCCCGCGAAGTACAGGAGGAACACCGTGCCCATCAGCTCGGTCTCGGAGAGCCGTCCATCGTCCTCGTCGCGCACCGCGACGAGCGCCGAGAGCATGTCGTCCCGGGGATCTGCGCGCCGCTGCGCGATCAGCGTCCGGAAGAAGCCGTCCCGGACCTCGGAGGCGGCGTCGATCTCGCGCACCTGATCGTCGCTGGGCTCGCGGCCGCCCTCGAGCCGGCTGTCGAGGAACAGGGGACGGAACAGGTCGCGGTACTCCTCGGGAACGCCGACCAGCTCGCTGATGACACAGACGGGGAGAGGCAGGGCGAGATCCGCGATCACGTCGGCGGAGCCCTTCTCGGCGATGCGGTCGAGGTGCTGGTCGACCAGCTCGGTGATCCGCTCCCCCAACCCCGCGACCCGGCGGGGCGTGAAGGCCCGGTTCACAAGACCCCGCAGCCGGGTGTGGTCGGGCGGGTTCGCCATCAGCATCGACGACCCGCGCCTGCGTCGGCGCTCGAGATGCTCGCGCAGCGCCGGCGACCGAACCTCGCCCAGGCCCGGTCGGCGGAGCGGACGCGTGCTGTCGTGACCGAGGCGGTTGTCCTGGAGCAGCTGCCGGCAGGTCCGATGGCGGAACGCGTACCAGAGGTCGTCCCGCTCGCTGCGCTGCATGTCCGGCTGCTCGAGGACCCGCCGGTAGAGCGGGTAGGGGTCGGCCCAGCCCTCGGCGGTGGCCATCACCCGGTGGAGCGCGTCGGCCGC from Candidatus Dormiibacterota bacterium includes:
- a CDS encoding cytochrome P450 — encoded protein: MTATLSAADALHRVMATAEGWADPYPLYRRVLEQPDMQRSERDDLWYAFRHRTCRQLLQDNRLGHDSTRPLRRPGLGEVRSPALREHLERRRRRGSSMLMANPPDHTRLRGLVNRAFTPRRVAGLGERITELVDQHLDRIAEKGSADVIADLALPLPVCVISELVGVPEEYRDLFRPLFLDSRLEGGREPSDDQVREIDAASEVRDGFFRTLIAQRRADPRDDMLSALVAVRDEDDGRLSETELMGTVFLLYFAGFVTTTNLIGNGLLALFRHPGEMRRLWTDGNLVPSAVEEMLRHDSPVQFVTREVLEPAEVDSITLAPGDAVVAMLGAANRDPERFPEPDRFDVGRSDNQPLSFGAGIHFCLGAPLARLEAQVVFGRLRERFAGLEPLVDEPPRATGFLRGVQSLPVRVRAR